A window from Pseudooceanicola algae encodes these proteins:
- a CDS encoding thermonuclease family protein — protein MLKGKCYVIDGDTVVISGTRIRIAGIDAPELDHPWGKKAKFTLIGLCKGQIITATLSEEMSYDRVVATCHLQDGTDLAARLVEEGLALDWPKFSGGAYRHLEPPGVRRKLWRAAARQQGRMKPAESDQQPEKLASEVSK, from the coding sequence GTGCTGAAGGGCAAATGCTACGTGATTGACGGCGATACCGTGGTGATCAGCGGAACCCGGATCAGGATCGCCGGGATCGATGCGCCGGAGCTGGATCACCCCTGGGGGAAAAAGGCGAAGTTTACCCTGATCGGCCTCTGCAAGGGGCAGATCATCACGGCGACCCTGAGCGAAGAGATGTCGTACGACCGGGTGGTTGCCACATGCCATCTGCAGGATGGCACGGACCTTGCAGCCCGGTTGGTGGAGGAGGGTCTTGCGCTCGACTGGCCGAAGTTTTCGGGCGGGGCCTATCGTCATCTGGAACCCCCCGGCGTGCGGCGCAAGCTGTGGCGGGCGGCTGCCCGACAGCAGGGACGGATGAAGCCGGCGGAGTCCGATCAGCAGCCCGAGAAGCTGGCCAGCGAGGTCAGCAAATGA
- a CDS encoding 2-isopropylmalate synthase, whose translation MTNPSQDSVIIFDTTLRDGEQSPGATMTHEEKLEIASLLDEMGVDVIEAGFPIASEGDFNAVSEISKRSKNSVICGLSRANFKDIDRCWEAVKHAAQPRIHTFIGTSPLHRAIPNLDKDQMAERIHDTVTHARNLCDNIQWSPMDATRTEHDYLCRTVEIAIRAGATTINIPDTVGYTAPRESADLIRMLLEKVPGADEVVFATHCHNDLGMATANSLAAVEAGARQIECTINGLGERAGNTALEEVVMALKVRNDIMPWGTRIDTTKIMNISRRVAAVSGFAVQFNKAIVGKNAFAHESGIHQDGMLKNAETFEIMRPEDVGLAATSLVMGKHSGRAALRSKLNELGIELADNQLADVFLRFKELADRKKEVYDDDLIALVRVSDDATPDRIALKELTVICGTGGQSAEMVMIVDGTECRAKTTGDGPVDAAFNAVKEIFPHSAKLELYQVSAVTEGTDAQATVSVRLNEDGRIVTGSNADTDTVVASVKAYVHALNRILVRRDKVAAGGDTREISYKDAG comes from the coding sequence ATGACCAATCCATCGCAAGACAGCGTCATCATCTTCGACACCACCCTGCGCGACGGTGAACAATCCCCCGGCGCCACCATGACCCATGAAGAGAAGCTCGAGATCGCCTCGCTTCTCGACGAAATGGGCGTGGACGTGATCGAAGCAGGCTTTCCCATCGCCTCCGAAGGCGATTTCAACGCGGTTTCCGAAATCTCGAAACGCTCGAAGAATTCGGTGATCTGCGGCCTGTCACGTGCCAACTTCAAGGATATCGACCGCTGCTGGGAGGCCGTGAAACACGCCGCCCAACCGCGCATCCATACCTTCATCGGCACCTCGCCGCTGCACCGCGCGATTCCCAACCTCGACAAGGATCAGATGGCCGAGCGGATCCATGACACCGTGACCCATGCGCGCAACCTCTGCGACAATATCCAGTGGTCTCCGATGGATGCGACCCGCACGGAACACGATTACCTCTGCCGCACGGTCGAAATCGCGATTCGCGCCGGGGCGACGACGATCAACATCCCCGACACCGTCGGCTATACCGCCCCGCGTGAAAGCGCCGACCTGATCCGGATGCTTCTGGAAAAGGTGCCCGGCGCGGACGAGGTCGTCTTTGCCACCCATTGCCACAACGACCTCGGCATGGCGACGGCCAACAGCCTTGCCGCCGTGGAAGCCGGCGCACGCCAGATCGAATGCACCATCAACGGCCTCGGAGAACGGGCCGGCAATACCGCCCTGGAAGAGGTCGTGATGGCGCTCAAGGTGCGCAACGACATCATGCCATGGGGCACCCGCATCGACACCACGAAGATCATGAACATCTCGCGTCGCGTCGCCGCCGTCTCGGGCTTTGCGGTGCAGTTCAACAAGGCCATCGTGGGCAAGAACGCCTTCGCTCATGAAAGCGGGATCCACCAGGACGGCATGCTCAAGAACGCCGAAACCTTCGAGATCATGCGCCCCGAGGATGTCGGCCTTGCCGCGACCTCGCTCGTCATGGGCAAGCATTCGGGCCGCGCTGCCCTGCGCTCCAAGCTCAACGAACTCGGGATCGAGCTTGCCGATAACCAGCTTGCCGATGTCTTCCTGCGCTTCAAGGAACTCGCCGACCGCAAGAAGGAAGTCTACGACGACGACCTCATCGCGCTGGTGCGGGTGTCCGACGATGCGACCCCCGACCGCATCGCCCTGAAGGAACTGACCGTGATCTGCGGCACCGGCGGTCAGTCCGCCGAGATGGTGATGATCGTCGACGGCACCGAATGCCGCGCCAAGACCACCGGCGACGGCCCAGTCGATGCCGCCTTCAACGCGGTGAAGGAGATCTTCCCGCATAGCGCCAAGCTCGAGCTTTATCAGGTCTCCGCCGTGACCGAAGGCACCGATGCCCAGGCCACCGTCTCGGTCCGGCTGAACGAGGACGGGCGCATCGTCACCGGTTCCAACGCGGATACCGACACGGTCGTGGCTTCGGTCAAGGCCTATGTCCACGCCCTGAACCGCATCCTGGTGCGCCGCGACAAGGTCGCCGCCGGCGGCGACACGCGCGAGATCAGCTACAAGGACGCCGGCTAG
- a CDS encoding SDR family NAD(P)-dependent oxidoreductase: MKRALVIGASGGIGAALVTQLQRRGVKVHPLSRRVDGLDITNEASLAASLGGLEPGYDLVICATGALEGAGHPPERALKHLTAEALAAQFAVNCIGPALVLKHALRLLPRDRRAVFAVLSARVGSIGDNRLGGWYSYRAAKAALNQVIRSGAVEMARSHPQGLCLALHPGTVATPFTDSYAGRYARQTPGEAAGHLLDVIASLGPEDTGSFHDWRGAPVPW; the protein is encoded by the coding sequence ATGAAACGCGCACTCGTGATCGGGGCCAGTGGCGGGATCGGGGCCGCGCTGGTCACGCAATTGCAGCGTCGCGGCGTGAAGGTTCATCCGCTTTCGCGCAGGGTGGACGGGTTGGACATCACCAATGAGGCCAGCCTTGCGGCGTCGTTGGGCGGGCTTGAGCCGGGATATGATCTGGTGATCTGCGCAACCGGGGCGTTGGAGGGGGCCGGGCATCCGCCGGAACGCGCCCTGAAGCATCTGACAGCCGAGGCGCTGGCGGCGCAATTCGCGGTCAATTGCATCGGCCCGGCGTTAGTGCTGAAACATGCGTTGCGCCTGTTGCCACGCGATCGGCGGGCGGTTTTCGCGGTGCTTTCGGCGCGGGTCGGTTCGATCGGGGACAATCGGCTGGGCGGTTGGTACAGCTACCGCGCCGCAAAGGCCGCGCTGAATCAGGTCATTCGCAGCGGCGCGGTGGAGATGGCGCGGAGCCACCCCCAAGGGCTTTGCCTTGCGCTGCATCCCGGCACCGTGGCGACGCCTTTTACCGATAGTTACGCCGGGCGCTACGCCCGCCAGACCCCCGGGGAAGCCGCCGGGCATCTGCTGGATGTGATCGCCTCCCTCGGTCCCGAAGACACGGGCAGCTTCCATGACTGGCGCGGGGCGCCTGTGCCCTGGTAG
- a CDS encoding sulfite exporter TauE/SafE family protein, with product MDQTILLLMAALIVGVSKGGLSTAAAIAVPMLALFMNPIEAAATLLPVYIVTDWIGVWLYRHDFSGRNVLILMPSMLFGVVIATVIMPWTPESLLLIFTGLIGIWYIGRSWLRRGGGPATEARILPGVFWGTITGITSFITHSGSPPVQAYLLPQQLPKLTFAGTVALSFAFGNLIKVPAYAMIGQLEGLDWSLIAGLSVTGILGTFIGRWLTRRLPEAVYLKFLKVMLGLLSVILLGKGISDLI from the coding sequence TTGGACCAGACAATCCTGTTGCTGATGGCGGCATTGATCGTGGGTGTGTCGAAGGGGGGCTTGTCCACGGCAGCGGCCATTGCGGTGCCGATGCTGGCGCTGTTCATGAACCCGATCGAGGCGGCAGCGACGTTGTTGCCGGTCTATATCGTCACCGACTGGATCGGGGTCTGGCTGTACCGGCATGACTTTTCGGGGCGCAACGTGCTGATCCTGATGCCGTCGATGCTGTTCGGGGTGGTGATTGCCACCGTGATCATGCCCTGGACGCCGGAGAGCCTGTTGCTGATATTCACCGGGTTGATCGGGATCTGGTACATCGGGCGCAGCTGGCTGCGGCGTGGTGGTGGCCCTGCGACCGAGGCGCGCATCCTGCCGGGGGTCTTCTGGGGGACGATCACCGGGATCACCAGTTTCATCACCCATTCCGGGTCACCGCCCGTTCAGGCGTATCTTCTGCCGCAGCAACTGCCCAAGCTGACGTTTGCGGGGACCGTGGCGCTTTCCTTTGCTTTCGGCAATCTGATCAAGGTGCCGGCCTATGCGATGATCGGGCAGCTGGAGGGGCTGGACTGGTCGCTGATCGCGGGGCTGTCGGTGACGGGGATCCTTGGCACCTTCATCGGGCGCTGGCTGACGCGCAGGTTGCCCGAGGCGGTCTATCTGAAGTTTCTGAAGGTCATGCTTGGCCTGCTGTCGGTGATCTTGCTGGGCAAGGGCATTTCCGATTTGATCTGA